The proteins below come from a single Desulfitobacterium metallireducens DSM 15288 genomic window:
- a CDS encoding glutamine synthetase III, with protein MDIFGANVFNNSVMKERLPKNTYRALRKTIDEGTPLEPAVADVVANAMKDWALEKGATHFTHWFQPMTGVTAEKHDAFISPTADGNVIMEFSGKELIKGEPDASSFPNGGIRSTFEARGYTAWDCTSPAFLHEDAGVVTLCIPTAFCSYTGEALDRKTPLLRSMETLNKQALRILQLFGNTESKRVIATVGAEQEYFLIDKKFYMQRTDLLLTGRTLFGAMPPKGQEMEDHYFGSINERVTAYMQDVNVELWKLGIPAKTQHKEVAPGQYEIAPIFESTNIATDHNQQVMETLQKVATRHDLVCLLHEKPFAGVNGSGKHNNWSMSTDDGINLLEPGRTPHQNAQFLTFLCAIIKAVDEHADLLRLSASNTGNDHRLGANEAPPAIISMFLGDQLSDILKQLQNGGPKSSIQGGQLEIGVNTLPSLPKDSTDRNRTSPFAFTGNKFEFRMVPSSLSISGPNVVLNLIVAETLSLIADRLEKAEDFHGELRKLLKEIATNHSRVLFDGNGYSEEWVEEAERRGLPHFRSTVDAVPALLLEKNIAIYEKHGVLDRTELHSRYEIYLEQYSKSINIEALTMIDMAQKQILPAAIKYVTTLAKSINTVKTAYAEAEVSAQTELLKDSSSLLAGLKQKINDLQSVTTQAKDLTDAYEQAVYYRDSVFTMMGELRQVADQLEEIVDANLWPFPTYSEMLFKL; from the coding sequence ATGGATATCTTCGGAGCTAATGTTTTTAACAACTCAGTAATGAAAGAACGCCTGCCTAAAAATACGTACAGAGCATTAAGGAAAACAATTGATGAAGGAACTCCTTTGGAGCCGGCAGTTGCTGATGTCGTCGCCAATGCCATGAAAGATTGGGCCCTTGAGAAAGGTGCAACCCACTTTACGCACTGGTTTCAACCGATGACTGGGGTCACCGCAGAAAAGCATGATGCCTTTATTTCTCCTACAGCTGACGGCAATGTTATTATGGAGTTTTCCGGAAAAGAACTCATTAAAGGTGAGCCTGATGCATCTTCTTTCCCTAATGGCGGAATTCGTTCAACCTTCGAAGCACGAGGTTACACTGCTTGGGATTGTACTTCTCCTGCCTTCTTGCATGAAGATGCTGGCGTCGTCACCCTTTGTATTCCGACCGCCTTTTGTTCCTACACTGGCGAAGCCCTCGACCGAAAAACGCCTTTATTACGTTCTATGGAGACCCTCAACAAACAGGCGCTTCGAATCCTACAGCTTTTTGGTAACACAGAGAGTAAGCGTGTCATTGCAACTGTTGGAGCAGAGCAAGAATACTTTTTGATTGATAAAAAGTTCTATATGCAAAGAACGGACTTATTGCTCACGGGACGTACGCTATTCGGCGCCATGCCTCCTAAAGGCCAAGAGATGGAAGATCATTATTTTGGGAGTATCAATGAACGGGTTACCGCTTACATGCAAGACGTCAATGTTGAGTTATGGAAACTCGGGATTCCCGCCAAAACACAACACAAAGAAGTCGCACCAGGCCAATATGAAATTGCTCCGATTTTTGAATCCACGAATATCGCTACAGATCATAATCAGCAAGTTATGGAAACTCTGCAAAAAGTTGCAACTCGTCATGATTTAGTTTGTTTACTCCATGAAAAACCGTTTGCCGGGGTCAATGGCTCAGGCAAACACAATAACTGGTCGATGAGCACTGATGATGGCATTAATCTTTTAGAACCTGGCCGCACCCCCCATCAAAACGCCCAGTTCCTGACCTTCCTCTGTGCCATTATTAAAGCAGTCGACGAACATGCTGATTTGCTTCGACTTTCTGCCTCAAACACAGGAAATGACCACCGTCTCGGCGCTAATGAAGCTCCTCCAGCCATTATCTCCATGTTTCTAGGTGACCAACTCTCCGATATTCTGAAGCAATTACAAAATGGGGGACCTAAGAGCTCGATTCAAGGCGGACAGCTTGAAATTGGAGTCAACACCCTGCCCTCTCTCCCCAAAGATTCTACAGACCGTAACCGTACCTCCCCCTTTGCCTTCACAGGTAATAAATTTGAATTCCGGATGGTTCCCTCTTCGCTCTCGATATCCGGTCCAAACGTGGTCTTAAATTTAATTGTTGCTGAAACGCTATCCTTGATCGCCGATCGTTTAGAGAAAGCTGAAGATTTTCATGGTGAATTGCGGAAACTTCTAAAAGAAATTGCCACTAACCACTCACGAGTTCTTTTCGATGGCAACGGTTATTCGGAGGAATGGGTAGAAGAAGCTGAACGCCGTGGGTTACCTCATTTCCGTTCTACAGTTGACGCTGTTCCAGCTCTACTCCTTGAGAAAAATATTGCAATCTATGAGAAACATGGGGTATTAGATCGTACCGAATTACATTCTCGTTATGAAATCTATCTTGAGCAATATTCGAAATCGATCAATATTGAAGCACTGACCATGATTGATATGGCACAAAAGCAAATTCTTCCAGCTGCGATTAAATATGTAACCACTTTAGCAAAATCCATCAATACGGTAAAAACGGCTTACGCCGAAGCGGAAGTTTCTGCTCAGACTGAGCTTCTCAAAGATTCATCTTCCCTACTGGCTGGTCTTAAGCAAAAAATTAACGACTTACAAAGCGTTACTACTCAAGCTAAAGATTTAACAGATGCATATGAACAAGCGGTCTACTATCGTGATAGCGTCTTCACTATGATGGGAGAACTTCGTCAGGTCGCTGATCAACTTGAAGAAATTGTTGATGCTAATCTTTGGCCTTTCCCAACGTATTCAGAAATGCTCTTTAAACTTTAA
- a CDS encoding Na+/H+ antiporter NhaA encodes MTDQTRKRINFLQEFSIPLIAGVIMALIWANLTPESYNHFVHNKLFGNFSLHFFVNDIFMVFFFAMATVEITQSLLPGGDLNPLKRAISPIMATFGGVIGPVVIYLVLNHFMGSPDFLKGWGIPTATDIALAWLVARLVFGAYHPAVSFLLLLAIADDGIGLLIITLFYPDPLNPIAPVWLLFTLTGMLIAYFLRKKNVKNYWPYIIFGGTLSWIGLYLTGIHSSLALVFIVPFLPHPTKEQAGLFEDDPEDPDPSTLKEFEHDWKIFVDFGLLLFGLTNAGVQFSGISTVTWLVFFALVIGKTLGVFTMGSLSALIGFPLPKGMNHKDLFVAGLVASMGLTVALFVAGVAFTDPSLQGAAKMGALFSAGSVFLSFIASKLLRIQRKATEVSNTQHKQN; translated from the coding sequence GTGACAGATCAAACAAGGAAAAGGATTAATTTCTTACAAGAATTTTCGATTCCCCTTATTGCAGGCGTAATAATGGCTTTAATCTGGGCCAATTTAACACCTGAAAGCTACAATCACTTTGTTCACAATAAATTATTCGGTAATTTCTCACTTCACTTTTTTGTCAATGATATTTTTATGGTCTTCTTTTTCGCTATGGCGACAGTGGAAATCACCCAAAGTCTATTACCCGGTGGGGACTTAAATCCCCTTAAACGGGCTATCAGCCCTATTATGGCAACCTTTGGTGGAGTTATTGGTCCAGTCGTTATTTATCTAGTTCTTAATCACTTTATGGGTAGCCCCGATTTTCTCAAAGGGTGGGGAATTCCTACTGCGACTGACATCGCTTTAGCCTGGCTAGTTGCCAGACTTGTCTTCGGAGCATATCATCCGGCTGTTTCCTTTTTATTATTATTAGCGATCGCAGATGATGGAATTGGTCTTTTAATCATTACCCTCTTTTATCCTGATCCGTTAAATCCAATAGCTCCTGTGTGGCTATTGTTTACGCTTACTGGAATGTTAATTGCTTACTTTTTGAGAAAAAAGAATGTTAAAAACTACTGGCCATATATTATCTTCGGAGGAACATTGAGTTGGATCGGTCTTTATTTAACCGGTATCCATTCATCGCTTGCCTTAGTCTTTATTGTTCCATTTTTGCCGCATCCTACAAAAGAGCAGGCCGGTCTGTTTGAAGACGATCCCGAAGATCCAGACCCTTCAACTTTAAAGGAATTTGAACACGATTGGAAAATCTTCGTCGATTTTGGGCTCTTATTATTTGGTTTGACGAATGCAGGTGTTCAGTTCTCGGGAATCAGTACAGTGACTTGGTTAGTATTTTTTGCCTTAGTCATTGGCAAAACATTAGGGGTCTTCACAATGGGTTCACTTTCCGCTTTAATCGGTTTTCCGCTACCTAAAGGAATGAATCATAAAGACCTTTTTGTTGCTGGGCTGGTCGCATCAATGGGACTTACCGTTGCCTTATTTGTAGCTGGTGTAGCCTTTACTGATCCAAGTCTTCAAGGAGCTGCTAAAATGGGTGCACTCTTTAGTGCTGGATCTGTATTTTTATCTTTTATTGCCAGTAAGTTGCTTAGAATTCAAAGAAAAGCAACTGAAGTCTCAAATACCCAACATAAACAGAATTAA
- a CDS encoding manganese catalase family protein: MFKHIKDMEYTVHVDQPDPRFANLLLEQFGGPHGELKAAMQYMTQSVACNDSKIRDMLQDIAAEEMSHLEMVGECISLLLGPTDNISRDFPALHMALLAGGPPLMNSMGIPWTGAYIESTGDLYTDLSSNSTAELRAKLIYERLLQQTDDAGVKDMVRFLLSREESHNFSFMQAINTLAGTGVNKNFRDSEFSKKYMNLSTGMGDARGPWNQGNGIQYEENPNEKYGGPAQYGKDRGPDSPGEIGPGYTDRTRNNPQFAQPQSPNPSPVTKPQSPSPLH, translated from the coding sequence TTGTTCAAACATATCAAAGATATGGAATATACCGTTCATGTGGATCAGCCTGATCCGAGATTCGCGAATCTATTGCTCGAGCAATTTGGTGGGCCCCATGGTGAGCTTAAAGCCGCAATGCAATACATGACGCAAAGTGTAGCGTGTAATGATTCCAAAATACGGGATATGCTTCAAGATATTGCTGCGGAAGAAATGAGCCACTTAGAAATGGTCGGCGAGTGCATTTCGCTGCTTCTTGGACCAACAGACAATATTTCTCGCGATTTTCCGGCACTCCATATGGCACTCTTGGCAGGGGGACCTCCCTTGATGAATTCGATGGGAATTCCTTGGACAGGGGCATATATTGAATCCACTGGGGACCTGTATACCGATCTCTCTTCTAATTCAACAGCGGAGCTTAGGGCTAAATTGATTTATGAACGGTTGCTCCAACAAACAGATGACGCTGGAGTTAAAGACATGGTTCGTTTCCTACTTAGTCGGGAAGAGTCTCATAACTTTTCCTTCATGCAAGCTATTAATACTTTGGCAGGGACAGGCGTGAATAAGAATTTCCGTGATTCAGAGTTCTCGAAAAAGTATATGAACCTGTCTACGGGAATGGGAGATGCTCGGGGACCTTGGAATCAAGGGAATGGGATTCAATATGAAGAAAATCCTAACGAGAAATATGGTGGACCCGCTCAATACGGTAAGGATCGCGGACCTGATAGCCCGGGTGAGATAGGGCCAGGATATACGGATCGTACTCGCAACAATCCACAATTTGCTCAACCGCAGTCCCCTAATCCTTCACCAGTGACAAAGCCTCAATCTCCTTCTCCACTGCATTAA
- the tsaA gene encoding tRNA (N6-threonylcarbamoyladenosine(37)-N6)-methyltransferase TrmO has protein sequence MKIQLQSIGTIHSPYLPGLPIPHQPPENAPGEFWITLDPEYQAGLDQLLTYRYLYVFFYLDQIKENINLHIHPSWAPEIEVGIFASRSPKRPNPIGLSIVELKGIEGNEILISGIDVYNGTPLLDLKPYIRAIDLKSDANDGWFDQLQDKDHLVAHMLGLQHEHEHEHTHVHNQEHSHKQAHHTHVPSSPKLSRSLRVTSKKTSQK, from the coding sequence GTGAAGATTCAATTACAATCCATTGGTACTATTCATTCTCCTTATCTTCCAGGACTTCCAATCCCTCATCAACCCCCAGAAAACGCCCCTGGTGAATTCTGGATAACACTTGATCCAGAGTATCAAGCAGGCCTCGATCAACTACTAACTTACCGCTATCTTTATGTTTTCTTTTATTTAGACCAAATTAAAGAAAACATTAATCTTCATATTCATCCTTCCTGGGCACCGGAAATAGAAGTTGGCATCTTCGCCAGTCGTTCCCCCAAACGTCCCAACCCAATCGGCTTAAGCATCGTCGAGTTAAAGGGGATTGAAGGAAACGAAATTCTGATTTCTGGAATTGATGTCTATAATGGCACCCCGTTACTAGATCTCAAACCCTATATTCGTGCAATTGACCTCAAATCAGATGCTAATGATGGCTGGTTTGATCAGCTTCAGGATAAAGATCATTTAGTTGCACATATGTTAGGCCTTCAGCATGAGCATGAGCATGAGCATACTCATGTCCACAACCAGGAACACAGTCATAAACAGGCGCATCATACCCATGTTCCTTCTTCGCCTAAGCTTTCAAGAAGCCTGCGAGTAACTTCAAAAAAAACCTCTCAAAAATAA
- a CDS encoding energy-coupling factor ABC transporter ATP-binding protein, whose translation MQAPILELSHLSYAYIQHENVLSDISLSFFPGESVVILGANGCGKSTLLKILSGLLHPASGTLIAFSREVTEKSLQERTFLSEFRQRIGFIFQNSDAQLFSATVRDELAFAPLQAGLSPEVTSERIQDIAELIGITHLLDRPPYHLSGGEKKKVALASVLSVNPDILFLDEPTNGLDPRTQYWLVEFLSALHSSGKTVITATHDLSIVEDIAERVIIFREDHTIAADGACLPLLSDRQLLLDVNLIHTRSHFHVGAARQHSGL comes from the coding sequence ATGCAAGCTCCCATTCTTGAGCTCAGTCATCTTTCCTATGCTTATATTCAACACGAAAATGTTCTTTCAGATATTTCGTTAAGTTTCTTTCCAGGAGAAAGCGTTGTTATTCTTGGGGCTAACGGATGCGGAAAATCCACCCTACTCAAGATACTCAGTGGCTTGCTTCATCCAGCCTCAGGAACCCTTATCGCTTTTAGCAGAGAAGTTACAGAGAAGTCCTTGCAGGAACGAACTTTTCTCTCAGAGTTTCGTCAAAGAATAGGCTTTATCTTTCAAAATTCAGATGCTCAGCTGTTTTCAGCGACGGTCCGCGATGAACTAGCCTTTGCTCCGCTCCAAGCGGGACTCTCTCCCGAAGTCACTTCTGAACGCATCCAGGATATCGCGGAACTCATAGGCATTACTCACTTACTTGACCGCCCACCCTACCATTTAAGCGGAGGAGAGAAGAAAAAGGTTGCATTAGCTAGTGTGCTATCTGTCAATCCTGATATTCTTTTTCTTGATGAACCCACAAATGGACTTGATCCTAGAACTCAATACTGGCTGGTAGAGTTTCTAAGTGCCTTGCATTCGAGCGGTAAAACAGTTATTACAGCAACACACGATCTCTCCATTGTCGAGGATATTGCCGAACGTGTGATTATCTTTCGCGAAGATCATACTATTGCAGCTGATGGTGCCTGTCTTCCTCTTCTCTCTGATCGCCAGTTGCTCTTAGACGTTAACCTTATTCATACTCGTTCCCATTTTCATGTTGGAGCTGCACGTCAACACAGTGGATTATGA
- a CDS encoding CooT family nickel-binding protein, with protein sequence MCEANAYLKEGEDEILFMEAVDIIEPFEDGLKLVDIFGKQKFLRARIMDMTLLNHRILLEHVPIPAEAAHASSHS encoded by the coding sequence ATGTGTGAAGCCAATGCCTATCTAAAAGAGGGAGAAGACGAGATTTTATTCATGGAAGCGGTAGATATCATTGAGCCTTTTGAAGATGGGCTTAAGCTTGTCGATATTTTCGGAAAGCAAAAATTTCTTCGAGCACGGATTATGGACATGACGCTTCTTAATCATCGTATTCTTTTAGAACACGTTCCTATTCCTGCGGAGGCTGCCCATGCAAGCTCCCATTCTTGA
- a CDS encoding methylated-DNA--[protein]-cysteine S-methyltransferase: protein MIKERTGLHQSPEIYYWFESIETKGFTWNLTVASTSQGVCWVGLGEPEDEEQTLKAHFKRWIPEAVLLNRREFNVQVLEQLNEYFVGQRQDFTLSLYPLGTPFQLSVWEELKKIPYGETCSYGDIARRLGNPKGQRAVGMANHNNPIGVIVPCHRVIGKNGDLTGYAGGIHLKERLLALEKLDQRIHE from the coding sequence GTGATAAAGGAGAGGACGGGTTTGCACCAATCGCCAGAGATTTATTATTGGTTTGAAAGCATAGAAACAAAGGGATTTACCTGGAATTTGACCGTGGCTTCGACGTCGCAAGGAGTGTGTTGGGTAGGCTTGGGCGAGCCAGAGGATGAAGAGCAAACTCTTAAAGCTCATTTCAAACGTTGGATTCCTGAAGCTGTATTATTAAACCGAAGAGAGTTTAATGTTCAGGTACTCGAGCAACTCAATGAATACTTTGTAGGTCAACGACAGGATTTTACGCTTTCGCTTTATCCGTTAGGAACTCCATTTCAACTCAGCGTTTGGGAGGAGCTAAAGAAGATCCCTTATGGTGAGACGTGTAGTTATGGTGATATCGCTCGACGATTGGGGAACCCAAAGGGTCAAAGAGCGGTGGGAATGGCTAATCATAATAATCCCATTGGAGTCATCGTTCCCTGTCACCGGGTCATCGGTAAAAACGGAGACTTGACAGGGTATGCTGGAGGAATTCATCTGAAGGAGCGTTTACTTGCGCTGGAGAAGCTCGATCAGAGAATACACGAATAG
- a CDS encoding VOC family protein, translated as MEGKNIFNGVEHIGIKTLNIEEGIRFYTEVLDFELLYRKKPGDSELAFLRLGGTVIELVEIKEGQRFEDGWVNHLAFTVSDINKAVAWLKQNQVTLLQEEPKSIGDGRYNFFFRGPSGEKLELFQELKIAFEHFPDV; from the coding sequence GTGGAAGGGAAAAATATTTTTAATGGGGTCGAACATATTGGTATAAAAACCCTCAATATAGAGGAAGGAATTCGATTTTATACAGAGGTACTTGACTTTGAGCTTTTATATAGGAAGAAACCGGGAGACTCTGAACTTGCCTTTCTTCGACTGGGAGGAACGGTCATAGAACTCGTTGAAATCAAAGAGGGACAGCGTTTTGAGGACGGATGGGTTAATCATCTTGCCTTCACTGTATCGGATATCAATAAGGCTGTAGCATGGTTAAAACAAAATCAGGTTACACTCCTTCAGGAAGAGCCTAAATCAATTGGCGACGGAAGATATAATTTCTTTTTCCGTGGGCCATCTGGAGAAAAGTTGGAGTTGTTTCAAGAATTGAAGATTGCCTTTGAACATTTTCCAGATGTCTGA
- a CDS encoding TIGR01212 family radical SAM protein (This family includes YhcC from E. coli K-12, an uncharacterized radical SAM protein.), whose amino-acid sequence MGFARFSAWQNGEKRYNTLNKHLRETFGEKVFKVSLDGGFTCPNRDGTRGWGGCIYCSSRGSGDFAGEVSHSIEQQFVEVKERMCKKWPKAKYLAYFQAYTNTYAPVSKLREVYEEALCQEDVVGISIATRPDCLPEEVLDYLEELNQRTYLWVELGLQSIHDRTMNWVRRGHTYDEFLAGVAALHDRGIRVCVHVILGFPGETYEDMMATAQAVAALPVQGIKIHLLHIIKGTPLAKLYERESFPLPTFEEYVSLVSDILEVLPPQMIIHRLTGDGAPDDLIAPLWSRKKWEVLNAIDRELLKRDTWQGKSFSKDLET is encoded by the coding sequence ATGGGATTTGCACGGTTTTCTGCCTGGCAAAATGGGGAGAAGCGGTATAATACGTTGAATAAACATCTGCGAGAGACTTTTGGTGAAAAAGTTTTTAAGGTTTCTTTAGACGGTGGCTTTACTTGTCCGAACCGAGATGGAACTAGAGGTTGGGGTGGGTGTATCTATTGTAGTTCTCGTGGTTCTGGAGATTTTGCTGGAGAAGTCTCACATTCAATAGAACAACAATTTGTCGAAGTTAAAGAAAGAATGTGTAAAAAATGGCCCAAGGCTAAGTACTTAGCCTATTTTCAGGCCTATACCAATACCTATGCACCGGTTTCTAAACTTCGCGAGGTCTATGAAGAAGCCCTATGTCAAGAGGACGTTGTCGGGATATCTATTGCAACTCGTCCGGATTGTTTGCCTGAAGAAGTGTTAGATTACCTGGAAGAGCTTAATCAAAGAACCTATCTTTGGGTTGAGCTTGGGCTACAGAGTATTCACGATCGAACAATGAATTGGGTTAGAAGAGGGCATACCTATGATGAGTTTTTAGCGGGAGTTGCAGCTCTTCATGATCGGGGAATACGTGTTTGCGTCCACGTTATTCTAGGCTTTCCAGGAGAAACGTATGAGGATATGATGGCGACAGCTCAGGCGGTGGCAGCGCTACCTGTTCAGGGAATTAAGATCCATTTACTCCATATTATCAAAGGAACTCCCTTAGCAAAGTTATATGAAAGGGAGTCGTTTCCTCTACCTACGTTTGAAGAGTATGTTAGCCTTGTTAGCGATATTCTTGAAGTATTACCCCCGCAAATGATCATTCACCGTTTGACAGGTGATGGAGCGCCTGATGATCTAATTGCTCCTTTATGGAGTCGTAAAAAATGGGAAGTCTTAAATGCAATAGATCGGGAATTACTAAAGAGGGATACCTGGCAAGGTAAATCCTTTAGCAAAGATCTAGAAACATAA
- the eam gene encoding glutamate 2,3-aminomutase: protein MAVESKELNERLQSLHRANELKLKAIPYMNRKEKIPTGFLLKDEYLQSRDRILTTFKATLEDWENWHWQMKNRITDLQILQELLPLTEQAAQDILEVGRTYRWAISPYYLSLMDSSNPWDPIRLQGLPRIEELLDLTGEEDPMGEAFTNPAPCITRRYPDRLIINVTNLCAMYCRHCQRRRNIGETDSHETRAQLQAALDYIRANPEIRDVLITGGDALMLSDLTLHWLLEELHSIPHVEIKRIGTRVPVTLPMRITDELCSILAQYPPIYINTQFNHPKEVTAEAKKAADKLISAGVVLGNQAVLLKNINDTPDIMIRLNQELLKIRVRPYYIFHAKHVKGTHHFIPKIENGLDIMEKLRGFTSGLAIPTYIINAPGGKGKTPILPQYLLSLDDEEATLRTWEGNIIHYPNY from the coding sequence TTGGCAGTAGAATCAAAAGAATTAAATGAAAGATTGCAATCCTTACATCGTGCAAATGAGCTAAAGCTAAAGGCCATACCTTACATGAATCGTAAAGAGAAAATTCCTACAGGTTTTCTTTTAAAGGATGAATACCTTCAAAGTCGAGATCGAATCCTTACAACCTTTAAGGCTACTCTTGAGGATTGGGAAAATTGGCACTGGCAGATGAAAAACAGGATTACGGATTTGCAGATCTTGCAAGAACTCTTGCCTCTAACTGAGCAAGCAGCACAAGATATCCTTGAAGTCGGAAGAACCTATCGATGGGCTATTTCCCCCTATTATTTAAGCTTAATGGACTCTTCTAACCCATGGGATCCTATCCGTTTACAAGGTCTTCCACGGATCGAGGAACTACTGGATTTAACCGGAGAAGAAGACCCTATGGGTGAAGCTTTTACCAATCCTGCTCCTTGCATTACACGACGATATCCCGATCGGTTAATTATCAATGTCACCAATCTCTGTGCTATGTATTGTCGTCATTGCCAAAGACGCAGAAATATCGGTGAAACCGATAGCCACGAGACCCGTGCTCAACTCCAAGCCGCTTTAGACTATATCCGAGCCAATCCAGAAATTCGTGATGTCTTAATTACAGGTGGAGATGCCTTGATGTTAAGCGACCTTACGCTCCATTGGCTTCTCGAAGAATTACACTCCATTCCTCATGTAGAAATCAAGCGGATTGGTACCCGGGTCCCCGTCACCCTTCCCATGCGGATCACCGATGAACTGTGCTCCATTTTAGCGCAGTATCCGCCGATTTATATCAACACCCAATTTAATCATCCTAAGGAAGTTACAGCAGAAGCCAAAAAGGCTGCGGATAAGCTTATTTCTGCCGGAGTAGTTTTAGGGAATCAAGCTGTGCTTCTGAAAAATATTAATGATACACCCGATATAATGATACGGTTAAACCAAGAGCTTTTGAAAATTCGAGTTCGTCCATACTATATCTTTCATGCGAAACATGTCAAGGGCACACATCATTTTATTCCTAAAATTGAAAATGGTCTAGATATTATGGAAAAGCTCAGAGGATTTACTTCCGGTTTAGCCATTCCTACCTATATAATTAATGCTCCTGGTGGAAAAGGAAAAACGCCAATTCTACCCCAGTATCTACTTTCCTTAGATGATGAAGAGGCTACCCTGCGAACCTGGGAGGGAAATATTATTCACTACCCTAACTACTAA
- a CDS encoding TrkA C-terminal domain-containing protein, whose amino-acid sequence MEQSRYQEIALEIAHSIVMSEYQEGERIHGRSTLAGRFNVSPETIRRAIAILQNAGVVMVNQGIGITVTSKAQAEKFLRAFDQKTEVHVFLSELNEYMEKRRQLDLKIEGHLNKILLYTDRMMSRWMDVAEVEVGKDSVAAGQTLTQLKIRERTGLTVVAVVRKGIEQFSPNSGFVIESGDVLLVVGAEQGREKLQEIL is encoded by the coding sequence ATGGAACAGTCACGTTATCAAGAGATCGCCCTCGAAATTGCCCATTCTATCGTTATGAGTGAATATCAAGAAGGGGAAAGAATACATGGACGGTCGACGTTGGCGGGTCGATTCAATGTTTCTCCAGAAACCATTCGCCGCGCTATTGCAATCTTGCAAAATGCAGGCGTTGTTATGGTGAATCAAGGGATCGGAATTACGGTAACCTCAAAGGCTCAAGCCGAAAAGTTTTTGAGAGCGTTTGATCAGAAAACGGAAGTTCATGTGTTTCTTTCGGAATTAAATGAGTATATGGAGAAACGCAGGCAACTTGATTTAAAAATTGAGGGACATTTGAATAAAATTTTACTATATACAGATCGTATGATGTCTCGCTGGATGGATGTAGCAGAAGTCGAAGTGGGCAAAGATTCAGTAGCGGCAGGGCAAACCCTGACCCAACTCAAAATTCGAGAACGGACAGGCCTTACCGTTGTCGCAGTTGTCCGAAAAGGGATTGAACAATTCTCTCCGAATTCTGGATTTGTAATTGAGAGCGGAGATGTACTTCTAGTTGTGGGGGCAGAGCAGGGAAGAGAAAAACTCCAAGAAATACTTTAA